Proteins encoded in a region of the Antedon mediterranea chromosome 2, ecAntMedi1.1, whole genome shotgun sequence genome:
- the LOC140039459 gene encoding carbohydrate sulfotransferase 14-like, giving the protein MKIFQRRRRLTFQNIFYLVVIVILLYIINESRVQLAQCENKFQLSDIGKRDVVEANNRERIVQKKNTIRGMDDNPKNRDKLTIDEIQKFRHLKLRNGCRNVGIRKLDLNNTEDLNNAVNHKVSMDTVYWSDEFKFTVSIIHKIGSKNWRILFSRLRGRTKATVEGEYLSLVKDKYEVKKRLMEYYNILFVRNPLTRVVSGYRDKFEGKTVPEYTDVGQVIIQRYRNIYSANELKKASEITFNEFVMFLLDMDVNKTETIDRHWIPIVYRGRPCELDYDFIGRLETVDRDIPYLYSHLGFDKVVTYNKGQQRKSSESILLKRYYQKLPEDLFRRLVNLYREDFLLFGYKIPNDQVDFDELLLSV; this is encoded by the exons ATGAAGATCTTTCAAAGACGTCGGCGGCtaacatttcaaaatattttctatCTCGTTGTAATAGTAATTCTATTATACATAATAAACGAATCAC GTGTTCAACTTGCACAGTGTGAAAATAAATTTCAGTTGAGTGATATTGGTAAACGAGATGTAGTAGAAGCCAACAACAGGGAGAGGATCGTGCAGAAGAAGAATACGATTAGAGGCATGGATGAC AATCCTAAAAACAGAGATAAACTAACAATAGACGAAATCCAGAAATTCCGACATTTAAAACTGAGAAATGGGTGCCGTAATGTAGGAATTAGAAAATTAGATTTGAACAATACGGAAGACTTAAACAATGCCGTCAACCATAAAGTGAGTATGGACACTGTGTACTGgagtgacgagtttaagtttACCGTTAGTATTATACATAAGATCGGCTCCAAGAATTGGCGAATCCTTTTCAGTCGACTACGCGGCAGAACAAAAGCAACCGTAGAAGGCGAGTATTTATCGCTAGTGAAAGATAAGTATGAAGTGAAGAAACGCTTAATggaatattataacattttattcgtTCGAAATCCATTAACTCGCGTCGTATCTGGATATCGCGATAAATTCGAAGGTAAAACAGTACCGGAATATACAGACGTGGGCCAGGTTATTATACAACGATATCGGAACATATATAGTGCAAACGAACTAAAAAAAGCGTCAGAAATCACATTTAATGAATTCGTTATGTTTTTACTGGACATGGACGTTAATAAAACAGAAACTATTGATCGACATTGGATACCGATCGTTTATAGAGGGCGCCCGTGTGAACTTGATTATGACTTCATTGGTCGGTTAGAGACAGTGGATCGTGATATTCCTTATTTATACTCACATTTAGGGTTTGATAAAGTTGTTACTTACAACAAAGGACAGCAAAGGAAAAGCTCAGAGTCAATTTTGTTAAAAAGATACTATCAAAAACTCCCTGAAGATTTATTTCGTAGGTTGGTCAATTTATACAGAGAAGATTTCTTATTGTTTGGGTATAAAATTCCGAATGATCAGGTAGATTTTGATGAATTGTTGCTTTCTGTATAG
- the LOC140041098 gene encoding uncharacterized protein → MDSELEKRPHSTPKHSADKKYASNDETYSYSFNSTGDSTRSLLSVLSHSSVESLSEHDISDDDDKKEDNNEDSQFSKKSDSKNQASTSADIEEELDSKLNVFEKWLVKKIKEERKAIKTELKKEEEAKRVKEEEENRNRERQSMIQHRIQAWVTEHKAQDMYRKKINKREEQRKQEIKEEEKVRTKEREKACREEWLEKKRQEKKLKVVKEKEEREKKIKEENEKKEKAKEKYDEWYRNSIQKPRKVKNSYAYSEGTLKGYYDSGAYPLPSYCNPIPWKPIHVPQNTEDVSATKGRRRTKKKMLQDPSPPLLFKSRTAKENIAAFGRPR, encoded by the exons ATGGACAGTGAACTTGAAAAAAGGCCACATTCTACTCCTAAGCATTCTGCAGACAAGAAGTATGCAAGTAATGATGAAACATATTCATATTCCTTCAATTCTACTGGCGACTCAACAAGATCTTTGCTGTCTGTGTTATCACATAGCAGCGTTGAAAGTCTTTCAGAACATGATATatctgatgatgatgacaaaaaGGAAGACAACAATGAAGACAG TCAATTTTCAAAGAAATCTGACAGCAAGAACCAAGCTTCCACTTCAGCAGACATTGAAGAAGAACTGGacagtaaactgaatgtttttgaaaaatggTTGGTGAAGAAAATCAAAGAAGAACGGAAAGCAATAAAGACAGAATTAAAAAAAGAGGAAGAGGCTAAAAGAGTGAAAGAGGAAGAGGAGAATAGGAACAGAGAAAGACAAAGTATGATACAACATCGCATACAAGCGTGGGTAACGGAACACAAGGCACAAGATATGTATAGAAAGAAAATTAACAAAAGAGAGGAACAgagaaaacaagaaattaaAGAGGAAGAAAAAGTGAGGACAAAAGAAAGAGAAAAG GCTTGTAGAGAAGAATGGCTGGAAAAGAAAAGGCAAGAAAAGAAGCTTAAAGTTGTTAAAGAAAAGgaagaaagagaaaagaaaatcaAGGAAGAAAATGAAAAGAAGGAAAAAGCAAAAGAAAAATATGACGAATGGTATAGGAATTCAATACAAAAGCCACGCAAAGTTAAAAACTCATATGCATACAGTGAAGGAACATTAAAAG GCTACTATGATTCGGGCGCTTACCCGTTGCCTAGTTACTGCAACCCAATTCCATGGAAACCAATCCATGTTCCTCAGAATACTGAAGATGTTTCAGCAACTAAAGGCAGACGACGTACcaagaaaaaaatgttgcaagATCCATCTCCACCTTTACTGTTTAAATCCAGAACTGCTAAGGAAAACATTGCAGCATTTGGACGTCCTAGGTGA